A stretch of the Papaver somniferum cultivar HN1 chromosome 6, ASM357369v1, whole genome shotgun sequence genome encodes the following:
- the LOC113290196 gene encoding uncharacterized protein LOC113290196 isoform X2: MSTDQAQVHPEESPINFNQPTREGQVTEKPSGDLLDFIRVPKLSEYGTVEYIFIPTRSYWLEIIREDWGATDEEIIACIKAAPQLSRFKIEVCGSYIGHGVIVRANSCRNPIVVKCTVVADRVSPFYHELLGVSLGMKLAMKYKIVYFDLNCVSEVVAEYVMRTWDMKNECGCPPRDKKDYCVKCSESMLDDIGERQNADKISAVVDEIFYDALEEGFLYFYLYPIKLSRAKAVCYLANSGVDRELRIPEIEEDAELAEILYKEVFGHGSEEEVGLQKQQLILRKQERKLQKQKNLAAERACQESLWGQ, from the exons ATGAGTACAGATCAGGCCCAAGTTCATCCA GAGGAATCTCCCATAAATTTTAATCAGCCCACACGGGAGGGTCAGGTGACCGAGAAGCCAAG TGGGGACCTTCTAGATTTTATTAGGGTTCCTAAATTGAG TGAGTACGGAACTGTAGAGTACATATTTATTCCGACACGTTCCTATTGGTTGGAGATCATTCGCGAGGATTGGGGAGCCACTGACGAGGAAATTATAGCTTGTATCAAAGCTGCCCCTCAGCTATCACGATTCAAAATTGAAGTGTGTGGTTCCTATATCGGACACGGGGTTATTGTACGTGCTAATAGTTGCAGAAATCCAATAGTTGTTAAATGTACGGTTGTTGCTGATCGTGTTTCTCCGTTCTATCACGAGTTACTAGGAGTGTCTCTGGGTATGAAGCTCGCTATGAAATACAAaattgtctattttgatttgaattgcGTTTCTGAGGTTGTTGCAGAGTATGTTATGCGGACTTGGGATATGAAGAATGAATGTGGTTGCCCACCAAGAGATAAAAAGGACTATTGTGTCAAATGTTCAGAAAGTATGTTGGATGATATTGGTGAAAGGCAGAACGCAGATAAAATTTCCGCTGTAgttgatgaaattttttatgatGCTTTAGAGGAAGGTTTTCTATACTTTTATCTATATCCTATTAAATTATCAAGAGCTAAAGCTGTTTGTTATTTAGCGAACTCAGGAGTAGACCGGGAGTTGAGAATTCCTGAAATTGAAGAGGATGCAGAACTAGCAGAGATTCTTTATAAAGAAGTTTTCGGTCATGGATCTGAGGAGGAGGTGGGATTACAGAAACAACAGCTGATTTTGCGGAAACAAGAACGGAAATTGCAGAAACAAAAGAATTTGGCTGCAGAGCGTGCTTGCCAAGAGAGCCTTTGGGGACAGTAA
- the LOC113290196 gene encoding uncharacterized protein LOC113290196 isoform X1, with amino-acid sequence MGEQIQKSLIIEQYQLQKPIKRRQKKTSLLATMSTDQAQVHPEESPINFNQPTREGQVTEKPSGDLLDFIRVPKLSEYGTVEYIFIPTRSYWLEIIREDWGATDEEIIACIKAAPQLSRFKIEVCGSYIGHGVIVRANSCRNPIVVKCTVVADRVSPFYHELLGVSLGMKLAMKYKIVYFDLNCVSEVVAEYVMRTWDMKNECGCPPRDKKDYCVKCSESMLDDIGERQNADKISAVVDEIFYDALEEGFLYFYLYPIKLSRAKAVCYLANSGVDRELRIPEIEEDAELAEILYKEVFGHGSEEEVGLQKQQLILRKQERKLQKQKNLAAERACQESLWGQ; translated from the exons ATGGGGGAACAAATTCA GAAAAGTCTTATCATAGAACAGTACCAGCTGCAAAAGCCAATT AAACGTAGACAGAAAAAGACGAGTCTGCTAGCTACCATGAGTACAGATCAGGCCCAAGTTCATCCA GAGGAATCTCCCATAAATTTTAATCAGCCCACACGGGAGGGTCAGGTGACCGAGAAGCCAAG TGGGGACCTTCTAGATTTTATTAGGGTTCCTAAATTGAG TGAGTACGGAACTGTAGAGTACATATTTATTCCGACACGTTCCTATTGGTTGGAGATCATTCGCGAGGATTGGGGAGCCACTGACGAGGAAATTATAGCTTGTATCAAAGCTGCCCCTCAGCTATCACGATTCAAAATTGAAGTGTGTGGTTCCTATATCGGACACGGGGTTATTGTACGTGCTAATAGTTGCAGAAATCCAATAGTTGTTAAATGTACGGTTGTTGCTGATCGTGTTTCTCCGTTCTATCACGAGTTACTAGGAGTGTCTCTGGGTATGAAGCTCGCTATGAAATACAAaattgtctattttgatttgaattgcGTTTCTGAGGTTGTTGCAGAGTATGTTATGCGGACTTGGGATATGAAGAATGAATGTGGTTGCCCACCAAGAGATAAAAAGGACTATTGTGTCAAATGTTCAGAAAGTATGTTGGATGATATTGGTGAAAGGCAGAACGCAGATAAAATTTCCGCTGTAgttgatgaaattttttatgatGCTTTAGAGGAAGGTTTTCTATACTTTTATCTATATCCTATTAAATTATCAAGAGCTAAAGCTGTTTGTTATTTAGCGAACTCAGGAGTAGACCGGGAGTTGAGAATTCCTGAAATTGAAGAGGATGCAGAACTAGCAGAGATTCTTTATAAAGAAGTTTTCGGTCATGGATCTGAGGAGGAGGTGGGATTACAGAAACAACAGCTGATTTTGCGGAAACAAGAACGGAAATTGCAGAAACAAAAGAATTTGGCTGCAGAGCGTGCTTGCCAAGAGAGCCTTTGGGGACAGTAA